Proteins encoded within one genomic window of Cellulomonas xiejunii:
- a CDS encoding acyl carrier protein — MAHSEQEILAGLAEIVSEETGLPTDSVLPEKSFTDDLDIDSLSMMTIVTLAEEKFDVRIPDDEVKNLATVGDAVSFIAGAQA; from the coding sequence ATGGCCCACAGCGAGCAGGAGATCCTGGCCGGCCTGGCCGAGATCGTCAGCGAGGAGACCGGTCTTCCGACCGACTCCGTCCTGCCCGAGAAGTCCTTCACCGACGACCTCGACATCGACTCGCTGTCGATGATGACGATCGTCACGCTCGCGGAGGAGAAGTTCGACGTCCGCATCCCCGACGACGAGGTCAAGAACCTCGCCACCGTCGGCGACGCCGTGAGCTTCATCGCCGGCGCCCAGGCCTGA
- a CDS encoding ACP S-malonyltransferase, producing the protein MLVVACPGQGAQSPGMLVPWTEVDGFADALRRAGDVVGTDLLAHGTTSDADTIRDTAVAQPLLVATALASLRAVLGADAGTDLTDVVPGALDVVAGHSVGELAAAAAAGVLTDDEALRLVAVRGAAMARAAAATPTGMSAVLGGDPEEVLARLAALDLVAANVNGGGQVVAAGTLDALAALTADPPTRARVVTLQVAGAFHTRHMQPAVDELAAAAAAVTPRRPVVALLGNADGSVVEDGADALARIVAQVARPVRWDLCQATLRDLGVTALLEVAPGGVLTGLARRTLPGVETLALKSPADLDAARDLVRRHAGTAPTPQESTS; encoded by the coding sequence GTGCTCGTCGTCGCCTGCCCCGGTCAGGGTGCCCAGTCCCCCGGCATGCTCGTCCCCTGGACCGAGGTGGACGGCTTCGCCGACGCGCTCCGGCGCGCCGGTGACGTCGTCGGCACGGACCTGCTCGCCCACGGCACGACGTCGGACGCCGACACGATCCGGGACACCGCCGTCGCGCAGCCCCTGCTGGTCGCCACCGCGCTCGCGAGCCTGCGCGCCGTCCTGGGCGCCGACGCCGGCACCGACCTCACCGACGTCGTCCCCGGCGCGCTGGACGTCGTGGCGGGGCACTCGGTCGGCGAGCTCGCCGCAGCCGCAGCCGCCGGTGTCCTGACGGACGACGAGGCCCTGCGCCTCGTCGCCGTGCGCGGCGCGGCCATGGCGCGTGCCGCCGCGGCGACCCCGACGGGCATGAGTGCCGTCCTCGGCGGCGACCCGGAGGAGGTGCTGGCCCGGCTGGCGGCGCTCGACCTCGTGGCGGCCAACGTCAACGGTGGCGGCCAGGTGGTGGCGGCGGGCACGCTCGACGCCCTCGCGGCGCTCACGGCCGACCCGCCGACGCGTGCCCGCGTCGTGACCCTCCAGGTCGCGGGCGCGTTCCACACCCGTCACATGCAGCCGGCCGTCGACGAGCTCGCCGCGGCCGCCGCAGCGGTCACGCCCCGTCGTCCCGTCGTCGCGCTCCTCGGCAACGCCGACGGCTCGGTCGTCGAGGATGGTGCCGACGCGCTGGCCCGGATCGTCGCGCAGGTCGCCCGGCCCGTGCGCTGGGACCTGTGCCAGGCCACGCTCCGCGACCTGGGCGTGACGGCGCTGCTCGAGGTGGCACCGGGCGGTGTCCTGACCGGCCTGGCCCGGCGTACGCTGCCGGGCGTCGAGACCCTCGCCCTGAAGTCCCCCGCCGACCTCGACGCCGCGCGCGACCTCGTCCGCCGGCACGCCGGTACCGCCCCCACACCCCAGGAGAGCACGTCGTGA
- a CDS encoding PucR family transcriptional regulator: MATSSRPPAARSPRRTLPPATAPAGASEGPSDQSETQRRVRDGTGLLAAATMRRLDDDLEWYRALPAEDRSWVNLVAQAGITAFVTWYADPSRPPHGVSEIFAAAPPELTRSISLQHTLQLVRVVVDVVETHSDRLAAPGAERELREAVLRYSREVAFSAAEVYARAAEVRGAWDARLEAFVVDALVRGDVDDALRSRVAALGWSGRGSTLVVVGTAGAHMDEVRAADLRRATRRAADDALVGILGDRLVVFLGGEGDLSAAAMTLLPRFGPGPVVVGPTAAGLAEATRSARAALAGLLAAPGWKQAPRPVHADDLLPERVLVGDTAARRALVERAYAPLAASQGSLLDTLSAYLGAGRSLEAAARTLYVHPNTVRYRLRRVSDVTGWDPLDARESYVLQIALAVGRLGAADD; this comes from the coding sequence ATGGCGACGTCTTCGAGGCCGCCGGCGGCGCGTTCGCCCCGCCGCACCCTGCCGCCCGCGACAGCCCCCGCCGGGGCGTCGGAGGGGCCGAGCGACCAGAGCGAGACGCAGCGCCGGGTCCGCGACGGCACCGGCCTGCTCGCAGCAGCAACGATGCGCCGCCTCGACGACGACCTCGAGTGGTACCGCGCGCTGCCGGCCGAGGACCGCTCCTGGGTGAACCTGGTCGCACAGGCCGGCATCACGGCGTTCGTCACCTGGTACGCCGACCCGTCGCGGCCTCCGCACGGCGTCAGTGAGATCTTCGCCGCGGCGCCGCCCGAGCTGACGCGGTCGATCTCCTTGCAGCACACGCTGCAGCTCGTCCGCGTCGTGGTCGACGTCGTCGAGACCCACTCGGACCGACTGGCGGCACCAGGTGCCGAGCGCGAGCTGCGCGAGGCGGTCCTGCGGTACTCGCGCGAGGTCGCGTTCTCGGCAGCCGAGGTCTACGCGCGGGCGGCCGAGGTGCGCGGCGCCTGGGACGCGCGTCTCGAGGCGTTCGTGGTGGACGCGCTGGTGCGCGGTGACGTCGACGACGCGCTGCGCTCGCGCGTGGCGGCGCTCGGGTGGAGCGGACGCGGCTCGACGCTGGTGGTGGTGGGAACGGCCGGGGCGCACATGGACGAGGTGCGGGCGGCGGACCTGCGCCGCGCCACCCGACGTGCCGCGGACGACGCGCTCGTCGGCATCCTCGGCGACCGCCTCGTCGTCTTCCTCGGCGGCGAGGGAGACCTGAGCGCGGCCGCCATGACCCTGCTCCCCCGCTTCGGCCCCGGACCCGTCGTGGTGGGCCCCACCGCAGCCGGGCTGGCCGAGGCGACCAGGTCGGCGCGCGCCGCCCTGGCCGGGCTGCTCGCGGCGCCCGGCTGGAAGCAGGCACCCCGCCCCGTGCACGCCGACGACCTCCTGCCCGAGCGTGTCCTCGTCGGGGACACCGCCGCACGTCGCGCCCTCGTGGAGCGCGCCTACGCGCCGCTCGCGGCGAGCCAGGGGTCGCTGCTCGACACGCTGTCGGCCTACCTCGGCGCGGGCAGGTCGCTGGAGGCCGCCGCCCGAACCTTGTACGTGCACCCCAACACCGTCCGGTACCGGCTGCGTCGGGTGTCCGACGTGACGGGGTGGGACCCCCTCGACGCCCGCGAGTCGTACGTCCTGCAGATCGCGCTGGCCGTCGGGCGGCTCGGCGCTGCGGACGACTGA
- a CDS encoding beta-ketoacyl-ACP synthase III, with protein sequence MTRPTLTQATGPAHTRILGLGGVRGERVVTNDDLVGPIESSDEWIRQRTGIVTRRRAAEGTDVLDLAEGAARAALEDAGLTGADIDTVILSTVTYFHQTPAGAAILADRIGATPAAAFDISAACAGYCYGIGQADALVRAGTARHVLVIGAEKMSEFVDPTDRSISFLLGDGAGAVVIGPSDTPGIGPTVWGSDGAQAQAIRQTHSWLATRDEGAGWPTLRQEGQSVFKWAVWQMAPVAQKAMDAAGVTPDDIEAFIPHQANMRIIDQMIKQLKLPASVVVGRDIAETGNTSAASIPLAAERLRREGQVGPGALALQIGFGAGLVYAAQVVALP encoded by the coding sequence GTGACCCGACCGACCCTCACGCAGGCCACGGGGCCCGCGCACACCCGCATCCTCGGCCTCGGGGGCGTGCGAGGCGAGCGCGTCGTGACCAACGACGACCTGGTGGGCCCGATCGAGTCGTCCGACGAGTGGATCCGCCAGCGCACCGGCATCGTCACGCGCCGCCGCGCCGCCGAGGGGACCGACGTGCTGGACCTGGCGGAGGGCGCCGCGCGTGCCGCCCTCGAGGACGCGGGGCTGACCGGCGCCGACATCGACACGGTCATCCTGTCGACCGTGACGTACTTCCACCAGACGCCCGCAGGGGCCGCGATCCTCGCCGACCGGATCGGCGCCACGCCGGCCGCGGCCTTCGACATCTCCGCCGCGTGCGCCGGGTACTGCTACGGCATCGGGCAGGCGGACGCCCTGGTCCGGGCCGGCACGGCTCGTCACGTCCTGGTGATCGGCGCGGAGAAGATGAGCGAGTTCGTCGACCCGACGGACCGGTCCATCTCGTTCCTCCTCGGCGATGGCGCCGGTGCGGTCGTCATCGGCCCGTCCGACACGCCCGGCATCGGACCGACGGTGTGGGGGTCCGACGGCGCGCAGGCCCAGGCGATCCGCCAGACCCACTCGTGGCTCGCGACGCGGGACGAGGGCGCGGGCTGGCCCACGCTGCGCCAGGAGGGCCAGTCGGTCTTCAAGTGGGCCGTGTGGCAGATGGCGCCCGTCGCGCAGAAGGCCATGGACGCCGCGGGGGTCACGCCCGACGACATCGAGGCCTTCATCCCGCACCAGGCGAACATGCGGATCATCGACCAGATGATCAAGCAGCTGAAGCTGCCCGCCTCGGTCGTCGTCGGCCGTGACATCGCCGAGACCGGCAACACGTCCGCCGCGTCGATCCCCCTGGCCGCCGAGCGGCTGCGACGCGAGGGCCAGGTCGGCCCCGGCGCACTGGCGCTCCAGATCGGTTTCGGCGCGGGCCTGGTCTACGCCGCCCAGGTCGTCGCCCTGCCCTGA